The following are encoded in a window of Lates calcarifer isolate ASB-BC8 linkage group LG20, TLL_Latcal_v3, whole genome shotgun sequence genomic DNA:
- the LOC108893538 gene encoding glutaredoxin domain-containing cysteine-rich protein 2 — MEELQRKLNQRYEGTKPRKVRFKLASSYSGRVLKHVYEDGQELDSPEEKYPHSFVHRKIPPSHLEMEQLCGFEDSHGDQQGVYPPTGLIAQRINVYRGMGSYKPAAGQTEEAEGDAKSQVLDFGKIIIYTSNLRIIRAPQRKPEALRHHAVPHVDLEGYPKARERGSRRRAKATCAQDGEEREEKQLSNTEAKEADSCQHCGGSGCAPCSLCHGSKLSMLANRFNESISDLRCQACYPHGLEKCQSCSSK, encoded by the exons ATGGAGGAACTCCAGAGAAAACTGAACCAGCGCTATGAAGGCACCAAGCCCAGAAAG GTGAGGTTCAAGCTGGCGTCGTCCTACAGCGGGCGGGTGCTGAAGCACGTGTACGAGGACGGTCAGGAGCTGGACAGCCCAGAGGAGAAATACCCTCACAGCTTCGTCCACCGCAAGATCCCTCCCAGTCACCTGGAGATGGAGCAGCTCTGTGGGTTTGAGGATAGTCATGGGGACCAACAGG GTGTCTATCCTCCAACAGGACTCATTGCCCAGAGAATAAATGTATACAGAGGAATGGGAAGCTACAAGCCTGCTGCTGGCCAAACtgaggaagcagagggagatgCCAAA tccCAAGTGTTGGACTTTGGCAAGATAATCATCTACACCAGCAATCTGCGCATCATCAGGGCACCACAGAGGAAGCCTGAAGCGTTGCGGCACCACGCAGTGCCCCATGTAGACTTGGAGGGATACCCGAAGGCCAGGGAGagggggagcaggaggagggctAAAGCGACTTGCGCACAGGacggggaggagagagaggagaaacagctcAGCAACACAGAGGCCAAG GAGGCCGACAGCTGCCAGCATTGTGGCGGTTCAGGCTGCGCTCCCTGCTCTCTGTGCCACGGTAGCAAGCTGTCCATGCTGGCGAACCGCTTCAATGAGTCCATCAGTGATCTGCGTTGCCAAGCCTGCTACCCCCATGGTCTGGAGAAGTGCCAGTCCTGCTCCAGCAAATAG